AGAGCTGAGAGATTACTGCCTGAGGAACGTCCATCGCGCGGACctcaacaacaactgcagcacGAGCGCTGCGCTCATGGAAGGTAGGACGAGACTCTGAGCTCACCACGCTATCATCGCCACCATCGGGAGGAGCGTGAGTCACTTAATGGCTCAGCAGTAGGTCGCATAGTTTCATATGTCATTTTATATGTCGTTTATAGTCTTAAACTACAGATATGACAACTTTATACCCTGATTACTAAATCTGATACCTAACTCACATAGCACTCAAATAATTATCCTTAAGACTATTTCTCTCCCATGCTATCACCGCTCAGCAAGTTTGTGCatattgtaataaaaaatattgtgtataaacagccctgattttttttgtttttatatccCTGCCATAACTGGAGGCATAATGTTTTcccttcagaaaaaaatctgatctttCTCCTAGTTAAATTGCTAAAGGGTTTTCTAAAATAGCACATATGGAATTTTGTGATATTTAGTAATTTTTTTCGAAGGATGCTGTTGCTCCCAAATTGCGGATACGTGAAGCAAACAAACGTCGCCGCTCAACGAGTTGCTGTAAATCTCAGCAACACATTGCACAATTTGTCATATTGCACTTTCTGTatagtttttactttttgtacatcaaattttttattgtacagttgCTCTTCCCTTGTACTTACAGTCCTTGCTTCTTAAGTTAATTGTCCTTatcctcccctttttttaaatattaattgtagcttttttcttatttttctattcactatgtttgttatgcaccaatCACCGACGCAAATTCCCTGTGTGTGAGAACCTTCTTGGCAATAAACCACGTTTCCGATTCGGATGCCGATGACTCTGATCTCTCTCCTTCGCCTCCCGTCTCAGAGTTTGCAAAAGTCACTCAAAGCCTGTGGACGTCCGCGAACAAAGAGGCCGTCAGTCCGTCGGACTTCAGGAACCAGATCCAGAGATACGCTCCCAAGTTTGTGGGCTGCAAGTAAGTCGTTCCCTCATCCTGACCCGAAGCTCTGTTCGTTCCCATTCACTGCATGTAGTTTAAAAAGAATATCGAGCCGCGACAGTGACGGTAGCGGTGTCTCCGTCCGTCTCTCCGCAGTCAGCAGGACGCCCAGGAGTTTCTGCGTATGCTACTGGACGGTCTCCACAATGACGTGAACAGAGTGACAGTCCGCCCCAAGGTGTCGGCGCATGACTTCGACCACCTCTCGTAAGTCGTCGGCACGCCAGCCGCCCTCCGTCGCCGGCACCTTTCGCTGCCAAGCGCACACCGCTGCGAGGTCGCCGTTCCCTCCGCATGCATGTGACATGTACGTGAAATTTGTTCTTGCTCTCAGGGACGATGAAAAGGGCAAGCGGATGTGGAACATGTacctggagagagaggacagcaAGGTGGTGGGTGAGTACATTTCCGGGCATGTAGCTGCGTTATTACCTTAAACCACACAGTgtgaatatgtatatgtatatgtgtatacacTTAATGTAATTCACcatcttttgttttctgcctcTAGATCTATTTGTCGGGCAGCTGAAAAGTTCCCTGACCTGCTCCGTCTGTGGTTTCCGCTCCACTGTGTTTGATCCCTTCTGGGACTTATCAATACCCATTGCACAggtcagcgcacacacacacacacacacaaatgcacacgcacacacacacacacacacacacacaggttaacCATCAGTAAGTAGTACTCGCGAGTCTATTAAGTCCTGAAGTTTGCGTTTCACTGACTGGACACATGCTTCACATCTCCACAGAAGAGCTCCGGCGAAGTGACTCTGAAAGAGTGTCTGCGTCTCTTCACAAAGGAAGACGTGCTGGACGGGGACGAGAGGCCGGTGAGAAGCCTCGCGCGGCGACACTCCGCCGCCCGCTCCACATTCCTCCGTGACGATGACAAATGAGCTGCTGTATACAGCTGCATCAGaatctcactgtctctctctctctctctctctcagacatgCAAGAGATGCAAGGCCAGAAGGAAATGCACCAAACGTTTCTGCATCCAGAAGTTCCCTCAGATCCTCGTGCTTCGTATCCTCTTTCCTCACTACCTCTGTGACGTTTGCTTCATATTTTAACAGCCTGCAGATGCATTTGAACGAGAGCTGGGGTTATCTGATAACATACTCACATGCTCGTCAGTATTCTGTAATCTGCCGATTGACTCCCAGTAAATACGTCTACAGTTCaccatttcacatttcacatctcgtttgttttttaataaaggtaaatggactgtatttatatagcgcttttctagtcttattacttttcagcacaagtcacattcacacattcatacagcgctgctatttaccgcgctttttaaatgaagtgtcTCGCTTAGATAAGTGCCCAAATAGAAGTAAAGTAAAGTGCAATCAAATATGAAGTACATGTAAAGTGTAATGCATGTCTGATGCATTtgctgtgtttgaaatgtggcaAAAGTACAGTTGAAATGCTCTcgtccatttatttttttcaagtccGTGTCTGTTCCTTGACTGAATGCTCCCCCCAGACCTGAAGCGCTTCTCCGACTCCAACATCCGAGCCAGCAAACTCTCCACCTACGTCAACTTCCCCCTCAAGGAGCTGGACCTGCGGGAGTTTGCCTCCGAGAGCAGCGGTGAGTACCGGGTGCCGTGCGGCAGAGATGGCGGCGAATTCGTGTACGTTTTCCGAGGTCAGGCATCGGATTGGCCGAGCGCAGCGGAGTTGACTTGACGGTGTTGTCTCTCCCCCCGCAGAGCGTCCCGTGTACAACCTGTACGCAGTTTCCAACCACTCCGGAAATGCTCTGGGAGGCCATTACACAGCGTACTGCAGGAACCCGGCACTGGGGGAGTGGCACAGCTACAACGACACCAGGTACGGAATCACGTCGGCTCGCACATCCTCACCTCATCCCCTAAAAACGGGCGGAAAGCTGGTGCGGCTTAATTGTACCGTACGTCGTGTACTGTACTTTGTGTTCTTGCTGTACATGGGGTCttaaaaagaaaggtgaaaAGGGTGTGTCAGCTTGTTGGCAAATTAAATTGGCGGACTAGTTGTTTGCACGTGTGTCCGTCCCTATATTCGGGAGTGACTGGTGTTGTTAGGATCATTTTGTGGccataatttaaaataaatacctGCAAACATTTGTCCTCGGAGAAAACAATGTGTCGAGCGTGTgcgttgttttgtgtgtgctctCTGCAGGGTGAGCCCCATTCCCTCCAGCCAGGTTCGCAGCAGCAACGCCTACGTGCTCTTCTACGAGCTGGCCGCTTCCCCGCACGGCAAATATCAGACGTGTCGCCTCTAAAgcgctgcggaggaggaggaggaggaggaggaggaggaggaggagcgacgcCGAGCACCGTGCGAGAACTCAGACGGACGCTGCCCGACGTGGGGAGAGGGCGCCGCCCGGTGGAGAATGTCCTGCACTCACAGACTGTGAAGGTGGAGCACAGAGGCAAGTTGctgaggggaaagagaaaaacgcCATGCAACTTTTGAAGAGGTGGACGTGAAGGCGCTTTTGCTCTGAGGCCACATATCACGGGGGAACTGAACTGACGCCGGGGAAATATTGGCAGTACGAGAGATTCGGCGAAGCTGCCGCGGCGAAAGTGAAGCAGAGGACTCTGGAAAATGGTTTAGTTCTATCttattatagtttatttttcattattaagaAGACATTTTACAGCTCGTCCTGGACCGGAATCTGTACCTTTTCTTGTCAGTTGTGTggtcgtgtccccccccccccacacacacacacactttgaacaCGGACTTTTAACTTTCAGGGGCCTTGAAAAATGTCCCACACGCTGACTGCAAGGTATAATTTACTCTATTTAATATGATGCCAGTCGTTAACAATGGCTCACGCTCGTCCTCTCAGAACAGTGGAAACACCCACAGGGGATGTTCAATGTcaaagcacattttatttttgtacagtatttatgGGGCAGCGCGTtgaatgtagaaaaaagaaCATACCAAAGCAGCTGTGTGAACGTGCATCAGTAATACTTCCTCCGGGAAATACAGGTGCTGCCTTTACGTCTAAGCCAGTTTCAGAATCGATAAAGCTCTAGACGTCGACTTACGCAGcatcatgtgttcatttttattttatttttactgttatttatCCAGCCATCCAAAATGGAAGCTGGGGAAGACTTCATTGAGTGTACtaccaataataaaaaaaaaaaacatcatatgtTTCACCCGTTGCACATCCTTTCTCACCATGCAGCTTCATCCAGAGTCCATGAAGGAATTCAAGAAGTAATGACAAGATGGGACAAGACGAAATCACAACATTGAACTTATTGTATTGCCTTTGACGTCACACTTACAGCAGACAAAGAGCAATTTTAAAATCCGTTCAAAGTCACGTTTCTGTTGTCATGTGGCTTTTAATATGTATATTCTCTTTTCCTTCGAGCTCTGCTTTGgcctccaccatctcctgagGAAAGAATCGGGCTGTTTATTTGCTAAATGTGCCCGTATTTAGTCACTAACGTAACATTGTCTCCCTGCCATGTGGTGCTGTACAGGTCATGTACGGCAGGTTTATCAAGTATTcagctgaaaaagaaatgaatctgCCCCACGCAGCTGCAAACGAGGCCGACTAGACCAATGTTTTCAGgccaggaaacaggaaaagcTGAGGGGGAACTgcagatatcattttttttgtgaatcagTCATTACTCCTTGCACATAACGCATAAGAGTAATTTAATCCGTCATTAGTGTAAAAACATTGATTAGCGATGGATAGAAACGGTCAGGCTTGATTCACGTCAGTGATATTTCCGACCCACATACAACAAGGCCGTCTGACAGAGGTGCTAGTTTCACACTGCACCACTAGAGGGGGCTGTGTGCATGGGGTCATCGGGGCttgtctgcatttgttgtggAGACAaatgggactttttttcttttctttttttttgttacagtgcTGATACATTTGGAGTGAAGGCGACATGAAAGCAGATCTTCTGCCGAGAACTCTGTGTAAATTGTTGGATTCGTTGTGAGCGATGAGGTCATAATGATGTCACCTGCTACAGTATATCAGGTGGCACACACGGGAGCAGGTTAACAGCTGATGTTCAACAAACATAACATTTGCCGTGTTATAAAAACCGGTTCATGACGAGTGTAACCCCGGGACCAAAGGTTTACTGTGGACACACCTCCcccatgtttcctctcttctccctgcgTTAACACTCATCCTTGAGCCACTGAGCCTGTTAACgcctgaggaaaaagaaatgagagtgtgtgtgtgtgtgtgtgtgtgtgtgtgtgtgtgtgtgtgtgtgtgtgtgagagtgtgtgtgtgtgtgtttgtgtgtacttgtCTCTCTGTAGTTGCTTCAAAACCATCGTTGGTGGACATGTCGACATTGTGATGACCTCTAAAGGCTATTGATTTAGGTTAAGGGTAAAGGTCAGGGCTTGCAAATGCATTGTGTGAATGAGTGTCCTCAAAAGCTATAcaaatacgtgtgtgtgtgtggggggggggggggggggggggcttaagaCAGATGTTCTCTTTGTAACGAGGCCAATTTGAGTAAAGAAGAAAGTCATGTTTAGTTTGGCTTacaggggttgtgtgtgtgtgtgtgtgtgtgtgtgtgtgtgtgtgtgcgcgtgcgtgcgcgtgagtgtgcgtgcgtgtgtgcgcgtgtgtgtgtcgggttGGCAGTTTGACCGATTCATTGATCGGTGGTGGAACTGTCTGCAGGTGCACCAGGTATTAAAAATGTCCGTGGAGCAGTTGTCAGAACAAGGCCCCTCGGCTCACGTGCCGCTCTCATCGTGGTTGCGTGTGCGCGAGAAGTTGTACCAACACGTACACTCACGTTatgagaaaacatttctttaaaaaaaggagattttgTCCCTTGTGGGTCACCCGAAAGAGTCTGCACTAAAATATGCAATTATGTAATAATTCAATCTCTAAtctcaaacattttcattttcatctttgcaaacacacacactggtaggacactccccctccccccggtcatgtgcacattcacacacacacacagacacacacacacacacacacacacacacacacacacacacacacacacacacacacacacacacacacacacactcacacacacacacacacacacactccccctggCTCCCATGCACACCATATGGGCTGATCACACAGCCCAGGGTATTAACAGTAATTTGCCTGCATGGGAGCagtgttgttttcagtgttCTCACCGAGCACTCCCGATGTTGACACTACCATAGCCGATGACCATACCATAAAACCGTGACAGCCTCCTCCTGTGGGCTAAAGTCCACTTTCAAACGCAGTCCTGACGTCGATGAAGTTTGGCCTGATCATCACCTCGGTTAAATATGTGGCAAAAATACAGCAACCCACGTCTTTGTCTTTAATAGAtattgaaaaaattgaaatctaTCTACATGTCAGAGAACAATCACCGCATCAACTTTAGATTTTTACCAGTAGATATATCACTGTAAGTGAAGTCCTCAAAAACTCGCACTGaaataacatgttgttttttttaaaacagtatgTTAAGCCCTAAATCTCAAACGGACAAAAGGATTATTTGACAGAAGATGTATTTCATGTATCCCCTGCCCATGGTTCATATCTGCGGTCACAGCGTATACACAACACGTTCTCTAATAAACTGTTCCACAATGAGATCCACAATGAATGTTGAGATTGAATCTTCATCCAATATTAGAGGTAGCAACTAAATGTTACCTCAGTCTGGGGCCAGTTAAAAATTACTCTACTCTAAGCTCGACTAATCAAACCACATCACTCTCATACTTAATATGACTCAGGTCTTATGAGGTATATAAGAGgcattttagcctcttttataatctcattgttttggtttcccaGTCTCAGTCTTACCTCTTAAATCGGCCCTATCAACAAAGCTGTGATAGAAACCTACTCTATACCAGCAGCTTAAAGCAAATGGTTACGGTCAGTAACTGAAGAGAAATCTGAGCATCGCTAGATTTGGTGAAAAAGACAGTGGGTACTGCATTTTATTAACTACTGATAATAAAATGTATGCTATCCGGCtatatttaaagccccagtgtgtaatttttgtaattttctggcgttatctggtggtaaagttgcaaaccacaacgaCTGAGAACCCGACAGGGGACCCTTATGGTGGCACACCACTGATTTCTATTTCCGCGCGTATGCAAAGTATTCTGTGcaattttgtgcaacaaccgtattcaatacgacgtagcaaacatggcgactcacacggaggtcgggtccacctcatgtaactatatttaactcattcagagttgacaaagaaacattgtttctttgttgcaggtgattacacatatatgaacacatggttatggacaatatgttcaatatgTCGTAAGCTTTAACGACATTGAAATGCAGGGCTGTTGCTGCATTCAAACAATGTCGGCAGAATGGTCACCACAGGGAAAAACCTCCCTTATTGCACATTACTTCAGTGGTCGTCAATGGGGGGCCAACCGCAAGTGGCGCTATAGCGCTAGTCTTGTTGTCACCACAAATAAATCGCCTAAATTAGCTTCTTTTGTCGTGTTACAAGTATTAAGTGGAACCAGACACTAAGTATACAATTTGTTGATTTTACTTTATACTGGCAGGAGCCAATGTCCGACGCTATCCAATAGTTTTACAACCACTTGTCAGTAGGCGTACATTATCAGTTATAGGTGATAACACAATCATATTGCacttaaataaatttaaatttggAGCACTTGGGCTACTGCATAATGAGAACTTTGCCCTTCTGATATGAGGTATTAGAGGATCTTTACCCAGACCCATATCCACAAGGAGCAAGCACCATTTGTGAGATGTGTTTGAGAGCTCGAGAaatattttaatcattattCCATTAATTTTATTTCAACTATTTCCAATGTCAAGATTGAACTTTTGTGCCCAGTCTTTCAAATTGAAGCACTGAACTGAGACTGAGATCTAAAATCAGATGAAATACATAACCCTATCTGTTTGTCatgactgtcacacacacacacacacattatactGTGCACTCAATACACTcataaaatgaacaaacaaccaGGTTTCCTGGAACATACTTGGATAATCAATGCCTGGACTTTGCTCAGAGATCTTGAGCTATTGTTATgtaatgtgaaatgttaaaaaaaatgtcataagatTCAGAGTTATTTATTAAATCCTAACAGggatttcactttttaaaaaaaacatatatagaaATGCAGAGTTTCAGTTCAAAAGCCCAGTtaacaatgagaaaaacattttcatcaatgGTGAGCTATCAAATTACtcagttcagatttttttttttgtgtggtcaGGTTATGTAATTTTAATTACTGAGAAAGTGGCACAGAAGTAAATTAATGGCACTTTATTATTCTGTGAAATCTTAGGTACTGCACATGCTCCAATTATCACGTACTGCtgttatggaaaataaaaaattaagcaATAGGAAAACTGACTCACCATTGTTGAACAAATCGCCTGAAACCCGAAACATATTAAATGACATTGAgagatttaaagaaaacacaacaatctATAGTTTATTTgctaaacaagaaaaataaaacatctaattatcataaaatgtacaattacaatacttttgttttgatcaaCCAAGGATTATTTCCAAACCTAAAGCCAGACACTCAAAATAGCCAGGTagtcaaatgtaaatatatgtcTTCCTCCTGGCCCGTTAAAGCATCTTCTAAGTAAGATAAATATACGTATATACTTTTATTGGGCCTGTCAGACAAAGGGTCTTTTCATTGTCCCATTATTATGATCAATGATTAATCTGTTGGAGATTATAGGatagttaatattttatttaacgATCCTTCACAATTTGAATTGCTGTTTGGTAGGAATTACTCTCAGAGCCTCCCGGTGTACTTCAGCGCGCCAAAGATCCCaccacctggaaaaaaaatagtattattcagtgttttttaaaatgatttatcttTAACAGGAGTTTGAAGCAGCATTATAAGTAGTAGTTATGTAATTTACCTTTGGCAAAACAATAGTTCATTCATTCCTGTTACTAGCAATCACTTTTAGCAGGAGCACTTATAACAGGGTGGTATGTAATTGAGGAAGCAGAAGGTTGAGGTGATCAGtaatgtctgtgcttgtgtAGGCTCCTGCACTCACCAACTGCAGCCACCCCAGCCAGAGAACCGATGGTAATGCCAGCTATAGCGCCGGGTGAAAGCCCTTCTGGTGGAACCTCTCCCACATCCACGGTGGTTTCGCTGGTTTCTGGGGCTCCAGTTTGTCCAGTTGAAGGTAGGGCGGACTGACCAGTTGTGGCAGCGGCGGGTTTATCAGTCGGGCCATTTGTAGAAAGTGGGGCAGTTGGCCTCTCTGCTGTCATACCTGATGTCACATCTGATGGCGTTTCTCCCGTCACAGGTGATGAGACATGTGGGCTATTCGTTGACTGATCTTGACACAAAGCTACTGTGtcagcaaaagcaaaaagacaggaaaaggttgaagaaaaaatcattcaaatgcatttcaaaCTTTTAAGATGAAGTGTTGACACAAGTTTCTCACTCGATCATGATCAGTAGATTGTTGAGGCAAAATGCATGAGAAAATAGAAACGTTCTCCAATGTCCACGTAAGAACTAATTGCCTTATGCCAATAATAAGATGTAATCTTTGACCCAATAGTGACAGTTTAGTGCCACACTGCCTATGAGTAACCCTTTAAACAAACACTATCAACATTTATGACCGAAGCTATCAATCTCACCCTTCAATCGTCAACCATTTGGACACGCTGCAACTATAGCCCCTTTACTTTCTGCGGTTCACTTGAAATATAATGCCAGGCTGTAAAGTAATTAATTTATTGTCACGATACACAAAAGTTAGCTGGCCTCTATGTGACATCAAATGTgtcattgtatatttttttttattacattccTCCGGATATTTATTATATTCCCCCAACGTTAAATCGTGTGCATATACGATAAAATGGAGCCCCTGCCAATATAATTCCACGTTACCACGCCTTTACACCAATTGTTAGCACCGTATAACAGTTTTGGGTaaggttggggttagggtttggtacaagcaaataaaaaaacctctAATAAAATGTTGACAGTTTTACGCACAacataaaggtttttttcatgATACTGGAATTAAAACTGAGTTCATCGAGTTAAAGGTTAAAATGGTCACTGTACCACTACTCAACATCCACTCCTTGGTTTCCATTTCCTCATCTCAGTTTATTGCATAGAACAGGGCGTTGTGCAGATTTTTATGACATTCGAGGACACCAGTGTCACTATTAACCttatgctgttttttgttttacatcttCTTAAATAGGGATAATTGCACTTAAACTTACCAATGTTTTTGGTGTGGAAAGTGCGTATAGGCCcccagtgtaaaaaaaagaaggtatttgGCATGATGTTCTATAATGGTGCCATTTATAAAAGAgtcacatgttttaaaaaagtcttGATTAATGGTTAATAGATATGATAGTAATTCTTTTTTCATCAATCATAAGCTAATACGAACAGCAACgtttgggttgccaggttgagAACAATGTCTAAGTCTGGTTAGACCAACGGAACACTTGTACAAATCTAGACCAAAATCCATTTAACTTTTAAATTCTTACAACTGCTGATTTGGTTATTACAATCCTTAATGGATGACTTAACATTAAGTTAAAGGGTTTTGAACAACCTGGCAACATATCTGTTCTTAAAATGATGTGGAACTTCATTGCAGAGTGCTATCAAGAATTTCTTGAAAAGTCTATATGGATTCGTTTCTTTACCTGCGCCAAGGAAGCAAAGAGCCAGTATGGTACGTTTCAGTTGCATTGTCGCAGAGTTATGTATCAGTGCCGCAAAAACAGGGGGGGAATCTGCttttctggaaaacaaaagcacaaacacacagacattgttCATATCTGCTCACTTGTAATATTTTTTCTGGTTCCTATCTGCAACATTTGACCTTATCCTCAGTcgcaaaaaggaaaatgtcctcAGTCTGCATACTACGTTAATTATACCCACTTCTGGCTGTCAGCCACTATTGGCTGACCCAGATTTATCCTATatgtaaaacatgcaaaacacatcAGAGTACATTGTATCACATATGCCTTGGGAATAGTAAGAGCAAAGTTCATTctatgtaaaaaataaacaaattttgGTCATATTAGTGCTGATCTCATATTTCCTATTTACCACGTATATCACTGTTCCTGACAAATATAAGAGACcacacacatttgatttaatatctgCATACAATTTCCATGcaaatgtctttgttgtcattAGAGAGAGAACTTGAAAGACAATGTACACAGATGTGCACAGATAAATCAGCGCTGCATACAAATGTTTGTGTACAACTCAATACTGATCTCAGAAAACTAGAAGAGGAGCTGAAGCTGCGTTACTCACCTGAGCGGATGTCAAAGAGGACTTTCTTCTTTCAAAAGACCCGTAGATATTCTCTGACACCTGCTTTTATGACTCCTATATCACACCACCCCATCTGTTCTAGCCCTCCcatctctatgtgtgtgtgtttgtgcagtaaTACATTACCACAGTTCAATCAGGAACACAACGCATTTATTGATTTGATAGGTTTGTTAATGCTAACCACGGCActatattagtttttttatggCTCAGTCACATTCATCAGACTTTGGTCGGTACATTTACTCTGCCTGTAGGCCTGAGAGTGTGCAAAGTGTAGTGGCAGCAACCTGATGACCATCCTTTCTTGTCCTGTGAATGAGTAGCCTATTACACTTTTTCAACTTAAACGGCATGTCTTTAACAGGATGTCGATCATGACAGGTCTATTAAAGCACTCTATCTTGGTCACAGCCAATTCCTGAACATGTCAGATATACAATAAGGAGATGTAGTACGTGCATACATCGACAATTCAGACTGTCTTTGTAAAAAATTATTCACGCAGCATTCGTCATTTTCCTGAAACAACATTGGTTTACCTGGTACCACTGGGCTGAATTCTTTGTTAAATGCAAACCACAAAAGAACTTGGGCATGTCAACAGCCAACATTGGTTCAATGACGACACTCCGGCAATAATCTTAACCAAGTAGTTTCTGCCTGAACCAAAGCAAACCTTAAGAGATGAGAAAACGGTCCACCACCAGGGGCAgctcatgaattaaaaaaaaagaaagaaaaagtaaagctGCTAATAACATACTTAAATATGTGAATAAACTGTTCACGTCACATACAAGATCTTAGGTAAAGGAAACACTTACTGGGTGAATTGCTGTCTTCTTCCAGTTGTTTGCTATGTTTCCCTCCTTGTGGCCCTTGATAGCTATGTCAGTAAAGATTGGGGGGGGTGGTCCCTCAGTTCACTGCTTGGTGAGCTGTCCAGCAGTCCGTAGCCAAAAACACACGGTCGCCATAGCACTAACATGTCATTTACATGGATACAGTGTGGAAAACTCTTAGCTGCCAAACTTTTCCCAGGAACCAACCTGccagaaccaaaaaaaacaaaaaaaaaatcccctgtaGCCCAAAGATTATTGTCCTTGCTTGACAGCCCATACAAAAAGAAACTGAtgacatgtatgtatataaactgtaaaaccataaataaaaaaaacatcgtAATTTggtgaattgtatttttttcactttggtttATTCGAGTGCATGAAACAAACATGATGAGTTATGTGTTAATGAAGTGACACGCTCTGTTGGTTATTTGGGTGCGTCGTGCTAACGTAGCTTCGAGCTGCTAGCCTGTGGTCCTCAGCTCCATCCTCAAGTGACATCACGCAGATTCACCTCCGGCCCTACCAAAGTcttatttgtgctttttcccccccacatgTGCAGtagtacatatttttttcactttggtttCCGTGTAACAAGATGTAACGTATCAGTGACAAAGCTCAGTTGGTTTATTCGGGTGCGTCATGCTATTAGCGGCTAATGCGGCTTCGAGGTGCTAGCCTATAGTCATCAGTTGCTGCCTCCAGTTACATAACTCAAGtcaatttatttcattcttcCCCGCAGCTCCGTCTGGGTCCAAAAGTCAATCTTTTGGACAATTTTTTCACATGAACAGAAGAACTCCATGACTCCCCGTCCTTTGGGGGGATTGGAACATTTCTGACTATGGTGGTGCTAGCCGCCACCCTCAAGGACAATAAATACCTTTCCGAGACATAAAAAGTCGTAACGTTGCAACAGAGCTGTCACTCTTTGTCTGATTGTGCCCTACATGTCATTCAGCACTTGAAAAGTTgagcataaaaaaacatctggtaCCAACGAGAAAAAATGAGCAGCTGACT
The sequence above is a segment of the Scophthalmus maximus strain ysfricsl-2021 chromosome 2, ASM2237912v1, whole genome shotgun sequence genome. Coding sequences within it:
- the LOC118300565 gene encoding ubiquitin carboxyl-terminal hydrolase 2-like produces the protein MPSLRHSYTVTVLEEPADLPLDRPELPRKSPSLSRSALVSTFMGLIINQAKNKSLQGLVGLKNLGNTCFMNSILQCLSNTPELRDYCLRNVHRADLNNNCSTSAALMEEFAKVTQSLWTSANKEAVSPSDFRNQIQRYAPKFVGCNQQDAQEFLRMLLDGLHNDVNRVTVRPKVSAHDFDHLSDDEKGKRMWNMYLEREDSKVVDLFVGQLKSSLTCSVCGFRSTVFDPFWDLSIPIAQKSSGEVTLKECLRLFTKEDVLDGDERPTCKRCKARRKCTKRFCIQKFPQILVLHLKRFSDSNIRASKLSTYVNFPLKELDLREFASESSERPVYNLYAVSNHSGNALGGHYTAYCRNPALGEWHSYNDTRVSPIPSSQVRSSNAYVLFYELAASPHGKYQTCRL